The DNA region TAAGAGAAGAATGGCTGAAAGGCTTCCTTGATCAAGCATTTATCTTTAGTTTTACCCAATATGCActagtattttaaaaaaattagggGTATGTAGTGGTGAGGATATGAGGTACTATGTTCTGAGCTCAGCCTTTTAACCTTTGTTTCTGCTTGTATGACATGAAGCTGCATAAATGAATTGACTTTCTTTCAGAGGATGTTTTCCAAGCTTAGGTTCAGCATTCCCTTTGAGTCTGCATAAGTCCTTGTATATACTATACTTACAGTATAAGTAGTGTTAGGGGGAGAGGGGTGGGAAGATGGATGcgttttggcttttgttttatCCTTCAGCACTTAGATCTGGTAGTAGTATTGTTAGCAATGTAGGCCATCTCTTTTTGGAAAGAAGAATCCTTTCTAGCCTCCTACACTTGCTACTTTAGCCCCTTATTCAgccaagggtttttttccttagtcAATACAAATGGattttcattcatatatatatatatatacacacacacacacacacacacacacacacacacacacacatatacacacacacacacacacacacacatatacacacacacacacacacatatactatatatatatatatatatatatacacacatatatatgtatatataaagtcaAAGCTCTGACTGCAccagaataaatttaaaaaaaaattacttttgactTCAATAGGACCAAGATTTCACATAGTGTTCACCTAAGCAAGATActtttcagtggaaatcaggaaTGAAAAGACACTTAAACCTGTTTAAAACCAGAGTTAAAACATGCTTAAGcctacttaaaaaataaagtttttgtcTATGGATTTTCATTAATTAGAGCAGAGTTTAAGTTGTGTTGTTTTAGTTAAATTGTTTTATAATACATTTATATAAACTCTGAGAATTATATCTTATGTTGAGTCCATAAACTTATGctgtataatataaaacaagtccaagactgtttcttttcttgcagcAAACTAGCTTGTGAAATCTGACTGTCACTGTCAACATCTTGTGATTTGGCTTTTTCTAAGACATAATTTTAGCTGATTGTTGTTTACAATACAGCTTCACAGTTTTTGAAAACTGACTCAGATCTCTCCTTTTGGCTTACATTTCACACTGGGTTacaataattaaaacaaataacagaAATTACTTCAGTTacattcatcatttaaaaaaaaatctcttcataaCAGGATTATTATAAGGCTTTGGAAGAcgcagatgaaaaagtacaacTGGCTAACCAAATATATGACTTGGTAAGTAGGCAAAAGTGGATTACCTAAATTTGCACCCTAAGGAGTTCTAAACATTTTGATAAGTATTTCAACTGTGTTACCTGTATTTGTATGTCAGCTACATACAGTTGCCATGAAAGGGACACTTAACTTACTGACTTTAAGAAACTTTGTTGCTTTGagtaatacaaatacaaaaaaaaatcctaaagttGCCagtttttttattcttgtttttcattGCTTTAGCTTTAAGCATATCTACTTTACATTTTCTCAGAGTACAGCACTTGCAAGTTAGACTGAAGTAAAATATAGTAGACAAAAAACAAATATTCCTTGTCTACCATTTTTCCACTTCAAACTGATAATGGATATAGGAACTTAACCTCTCTCATTTGCTTAGCTGGTAACTGCAAAAACCTGTTTAATTTGCAGTAGTTCAATGTATACATAGGTATAGTATTCTGTTGTATGACTACAGatgaacaaaatgttttgagTACAGTGTTTATTTCCAAGATGcttaggtggtttttttttgtttttttttttttaattttcagtatcCAAGAGCATGTCATACTTCACTCAAAAGCACAGAAGTCTTTTAAATTTTTGGTTTAGAGACCCATCTACTCAGTACTTAAGGCTACTGATGTATATAGTGGCATACAAATATTGTGGTTCAACAAAATACCCTCAATTTCTACATGCAGCAGCCCAGCCATTTCTAAGGtgcatgttctttctcttccctcttctatACCCATACCCACAATACCTCCAAaccctcttctccttttttctcaaAAGAAACACTTAACCCTGTATCTTGGAACATTACCTACAGTAAAAGGAGGGCTTCTAGCTGATGAGCCAATATGCAGCCTTAGTGTATGCTGTGATTGACTGGGCAAGTGAGGAGCAAGAGCTGTATTTTGGTGTTATTTCTAGTGTCACTGCTGAGTTAGGGAAATGTAGGTAACCAAGAAGTTACACTTCTGTGTGTGTCATGCTCAGTGCTGTATGCCAGAGAATTGCTGAAAGGGAAGTATTTAGCAGGGTCAAGATTAAGGGTGTAACTATTATTGTTTCAGAGTTGAATGTTGTTTATTGTTGGTTTGTCTCAAAAACAGGTAGACCGTCATTTGAGAAAATTGGACCAGGAACTCGCCAAATTTAAAATGGAACTTGAAGCAGATAATGCTGGAATAACAGAAATATTAGAGAGACGTAAGTATGCATACTTTTCTTAAAGAACATTGACACATTTTCTGTCAGTTTGAGAAATGAAAATACCATAAATTTGTTAGTGGCCTGTAATGTTTCCTCTTGTTTCAGAACTATGCTTTGACCTAAATACCTTGTATCAGTAAGTGATCTCAAGTTTTAGTTCCAGCCTCAGTGTTAATTGGTCAGGTCAAAATACAACTCAATAtttagaataacttttttttttttttttttgcaaaacagttGCAATTGTGAATTACTGCAATAAAGTACAAAATTCTTTAAACCTGCTTTCAACACCTGTATGTATTTAGATACTGCAGTGCAAACTTTCCACTTACCCAGTTGAAAACATACTATTCCTTACATGAATTGTTTACCACCAAATTGAGGAGGGGGGATGTTTTAGTTACAGTTGTGGAACGTCAAGTAAAATTAGGCACTCCCTGTGCTTTTGTGTTTTGGAGGGAAGGGAATGGGTTGTTTTGTAAAGGGGTAGAGAGGAAGAAGCATGTTGGGGAGGAAATCTGCATGCTTAACAAATGTTGCAATGCTAGTATTAAGAATGCCAACAAAAATATAATAGTATGCGTTTCTGAAGATTTTAAGATGTAGTGTGATAGCTTTATGGCTAGCTTGGTGTAGGAGAATCCAGTCTTTCTATATGCATCAACATTTATCAACATTTATCAACATTTAGATGTCAAGTTCAAATGTGGTTATAATAAAATTCAAAGTTAATTTAGCTATTGTGATTGTGGTGCTAGGAGTCGGTGACTGTTCTTCTGACCCAAGGCTAGTGAAATAGTAACCTAAGTGACACAAGGAGATTAGGAATACCCTTTCTTTGAACCTTGTATGGCTTTGTCACAAAAGATCTCTTTTTAGATATTTTATTTGTaatcacttttaaaataacagacacaaaaagaaaaatgaaaaataagtgtttttaatGAAGTAGCAACTACATAAAAGGGTAACtagtttattttatttggaatCCAAGTTGCAGTTTTAAGTTGTGATACTACTTTTCAGTTGAGTTGTGTGATTGCTGAGGTGAGTAAAGAGAATTTTGAGAACTTGAAAGATAAATGTACCAAACTGCATATTACATCTTTAAAATactccatttttttaaaataaaatgacaagtaGAAGCCTCTTTACATTTTAGCAGTCGGAATAAATACGTATTATTGAAGTTCCGCCAGAGGGCAGCCTTTTGACTAATTCATAACATGATTAATGTTTGCTCAGCCAGACTATCTTCTTGTGCTTAGAACCTCTTCTAGAATAACTGattaccttttcttctttttttttctttcttttttaatagtctTATGTACTTTTTTAAAGCATTGATAGAAAAAGGAGTAAAGAAATGTGGAAGATACAGATTTAGAGAAATGAATTTGAATTACTTTCTTGAATTATTAAGTCTTTTTGTGTATAAGTTGCTTGGTATTGCAGTTAGTTCCAAATCTTTTCATCCTGAAGACTGATACAAACTGTTGTGTATTGTCTAATAGAAATTTACAGTCATTGTCTGTCCTGTGCTGTGATCATTTAGGCTTATGACTAACATTACAAGAAATGTTATTCTTAGCCATAGATTTGGATCCTTCTTTTGTCATACTCTCAACTGAAAGAGTAGTGTGgggttttttaaacaaatttctctTGCCTTCTCTTGACTCAACAAAACAAATATGTGagagcttgactttttttttaatgtggtataGAAGCTACTACAAAAATGACCTCAGAATAATTTTTCAAGAACAGCATAAACAAAGTACTGCTACAAAAAAGTGTGATAGTTTGACAGGTTAGATCAATCAGAATCGGGATTGCTGAAGTCTTGTGTTCTCCTGTCTGTTGGCATTTGGCTTactctcctgctgctgcagaaaaTAAGAATGCTGATCTGAAGCCCTTAGTATTGAATGTTAGATCATCTTAAAAGACACTTCTACTCCTTGGATGTTTTGACTCAGTGTGACAAGATGGGAGTTTGCCTTATGAATACAGTTTACCTGTTACTGTATTTTAGCACTTTTCTCTTCATGAATGTAATTATGATCTTCAATTTACATCAGTGCAGATCAGTACTCTTGGTGCAGCAGTCTACAACCATCACTGGCCTATGTGCAACTCATTGGAATAGGTGGCACGATGTGGGCAATGTTGCGTCTTCTCTTTATTGGTCTTGCATTTAACTTCTTGATTTCAATAATTGTATGGTAGCAGTCATCAATTTTTAGTTTAAAACTGTTTTGCTCACTGGCTCCTTGTTGTACTATGGGAGTGGTTTCAACTCACTTTAATCAGAATGATTTTTTCCAAAGTGTAATTGTATAGTGATTTGGTTAATATTATAAAGATTCACTTAGTATGTAaaagtcaaaatcatttcaatgaTGATTTTCAAATCTTCCTCTCCTTAACTCTGTGTTAGGGTCTCTGGAGCTGGATACACCATCACAGCCTGTGAATAACCATCATGCCCATTCGCACACTCCAGTAGAGAGTAAGTTCTTGTGACTTAAACATGTTCGCTTTTTAAGTTTTCTTATTTGTTGTCAAgcagtattagaaaaaaaaatccaaaactttatattttttttccctacaaaccCTGGAAAAAAGTCGTTATAATGCAGTGATAATAATGTCTATTCAGAGGAATTGCAAGAATAAAATAACAAGGTTTTACTGGAGGGATTTAGTTTAGAATGCTGTTTTATTATCTCTAGTTATAGTTTTACTTTCAGGCTGAAAAGCTTTAGAGTTGAAGTTCACTACACTTGTTTTATTTAGAAAGGAAACACAATCCATCTTCTCACCATAGTACAACAGATCACGTTCCTGAGAAGAAGTTTAAATCGGAAGCTCTTCTATCTACTCTCACTTCAGATGCTTCTAAAGAGAATACACCAGGTAATCTTAATTGTCATtgcattttattactttttaatagGAAGACATGAGATCCAATTATCTGTGAATTGCACTGGGTTTTGAGATCAGAGGCTAATACGCTTTAATGGTTTTGCAGTCATTTGAAGCATGAGAAATTGCAGGCATTGTTACCCATCTATGTTGTCCATGAAGCACATCAGGTTAGTTGTCATTTGACAACTGTGttagctgtttctttttcttcacactgCTTGGAAGAGGATAGCAGTACGGTTTCATTCAATCAGTAGCAGAAATACTAGATTCAATGCATTCTTATTTTTGGAAGAGAAAGCAGTGCAACTACTTGCAAGGTAGGGGAGAAgaattttcactctttttttatttttaaagggtgTTTGTGACCTATTATTCAGCTACAGTAAAATAAAATCCGTTGGAGTGTTGTGCATTTTAAAATAGGTGAGAAGTCCTTTTGAGTagtgaatttaaaaaaacctttgctgCTTATTTTCAAAGTGAGGATGTTTCATAGTTTCTTTTGTGGAAAATGAAAGCATTGTATTTTGTACATAACATTTTTCCAAAATACTGTGCAGAAATGAATTTATCTCTTTTTGCTTTAGAGTTGGAAGGTCTGATACATCTGAATCACAGTTGTCTGTAGCCAAATTATTCAGTTACTGTGACCTATTTGGAGAGaaaaggtggcttttttttttttttttttgtggactaATCCTTCGGAACTGTAATACAAATTAAGTATTTCAGTGTCTCACTACAGTAGGTTTTGGAATTTAGTGCTGTTCACCACTTCTATATAGGTCTTCGTACTCTCTTCTTGTAAagctccttaagaaaaaaaaaaaggcaaatgaaatggAACTGCATTTGTTGAGCAGCTGTCAATCTGTTGATTGCTATGGAAATTTGTGTTTTGTTAAAATTGTTGTGATCTATAGTTTTTAGAATTAAGATGCATTACAAGTGTTATTTTAGAAACAGTATTGTTGTACAGTCAAACTTCTACTTTCTTCTTGATGATAACTGCAGTGAGTGTTGTTTTAGCTTGTTTATACAGACATAGCAGCTGGACTGAGCAGGGACTCTTTGCACATGAAGATAGATGgggaacaaatttttttttttttttttttttttttaagccaatgcTGGCTGTGTTAAATAACTTTTccaacatttttcaaaatgatcATACTACTCTGATGCATAACCAGACTACCTAATCTTTCACTGGTTGTCATATATAACTCTTCTTAAAATGCAAAGGTATTtagtttcattttgaatttcatAAATGTATTCTGTTCATCAAGGGTGTCGAAACAGTAATTCATCATCCTCTTCAAACAATGCATACAATACAAACTCTTCTCAACCATTGGCATCATATAACCTGGGCTCATTATCTTCAGGATCTGGGGCCGGTGCTATTACCATGGCAGCAGCTCAAGCAGTGCAAGCCACAGCACAGGTAATGTCAAAACATTCTTGAAAGTCTGCCTCCATTATTGGTTAAGGAAAAAGACTAGTGATTTTTTTTGATCCGCATTTCCATGATCACTTTCAGCTGATACGATTCAGTTTTCATATTACCACTGTTCTTTGTATACTACAATTTCATCTTGTAAAATTTGCAGAAAGGGACAGCTTGTTATGTAGCTTTTCCTATGACATTCTTACCCATTTTTACCACTTACTATACATTGTTTTGTTCATGGGGGTAATTAATGAACCTCTGCAAATAGTAGTTTGCAGCCTGGTGTGTCCTATGTATGAACTCTGCTGTGTAATCTGATACAGTATCAGTATTCCTTTTAGatgaaggaagggagaagaacATCCAGTCTAAAAGCCAGCTATGAAGCATTTAAGAACAATGATTTTCAGATTGGAAGAGAATTTTCACTATCTAGAGATTCAACTGGATATTCATCATCAGCTCTGGCATCTACGTTAACACAGACGTTAAGTTCATCAACCACAGATTCACGAAGTGGCAGAAAAAGCAAGTAGGTTTTCATTCTTGTTGACTGCAGTTATAGTTTAAGGCAActaaactttcttttaaaatgcatggCCTGTGTTAGAAATACTTTGTATTTAATATTCCTGGGACAACAGCCCATACAATACAAGGTAGTTATTGCCTGCTGTCTTTTTTTGTTCAGGGCTTTCttgttttgttctcttgcttttctttttatttaaacaaacccACTCCAggattttaaataaaagtcttcatttgctttttgttctgtTACATAGTCTGGTTTCTTTTCTCATTGTTCTGGAGTGAAGATTTGGCCTAAAATCAAATATTAGAAATTACTATGCAATGCTTTGTAGATGGTTTTGAAATAGATCTGTGAATCTGCTTCATGCCACTTTGCAAATAATCATGACACTTTTGAAGGATGAACATCTAGGACAGGAAGCAGAATGGATTCTATGTCTGattaatttaaaagtatttgAAGATTCTAGTACTAGTACTAGAAAGAGCTCATCTGAGAATGCCCGTCCTTTTAAACTGACTTacacattttctgtttcataCAAACTTGCATGCATTCACAGTTCATTTAGTAATTGCGTCTATGAAATGTTTTTCATCTACAGCTGTCTTGGGTGTCAGATCTGACCTATAAGCAAAAGCTTAGTATTTGTGTACAGGCACAGTTCTAAAGGACTGATGGTGCTTGAGTGGGCATTAACATAGAATCAGTCATCTTCAAAAACAGCTATCCATTGTACATGACATGTATAACATTTATATgcaaattctgtttattttattgGTAATAATTTTTATGGAGACTTGACACCAGGGCTATCGATGAAAAATGTTGTGAAGAAAAACATTCATTGAAGCCATTTGACAGCTTAAAGTTGTTAAATTCCATTGATTAGAATAATGTATTGTATTTGTAGGCATGGATTGGTTTCCTTGTCCAAGCAGCATTCAATACATCCATCTCGGTTCTTGAAATCTGTTATGGAATGACACTTAGAGATTTACATTCCATAATGTTTCAGAGTCTGTGAAGTATTTGCTTTGTGGTAGTAAATGTGTTTATagtatgttatttttaatttgttcagaaacaacaacaaatcctCAAGTCAGCAGTCCTCATCGTCTTCCTCCTCGTCCTCTCTATCATCATGTTCTTCATCTGCATTAGCACAAGAACTGTCTCAGCAAACAGCAGTAATACCAGAGTCTGATTCTAATAGCCAGGTTGACTGGACCTATGATCCAAACGAACCACGTTACTGCATTTGTAATCAGGTAAGAAAGACTTCCAACCTGAAGTATAATCAGAGCTGCTATTTCCTTGTAGTTTACCTTCCTTCTGTAATTGCTAATTTAAAAACAGATCAGAATTTCACTACTGAAGATAGAATGTTTTTAGTATTTACCTGCTGGTGATATGAGTAGTGAACTCATCTGTTGAAGTTAAAAACAAGTAAGTTTTTCTGTGATGTAATATATCTGGAGAGTTCTAAAACTTTTACTCAAGGCTTGAAGACTTCAAGATTGAACAGGTTCATAGTGAATTTACTTAAAATTCCAAGTTAGTACGGAAGATCATTTGCTGGGTCTCTCCTACTTTCCTTCTTGTTAAGAATAATGGAGAAACTACTAGTTTTGTAAAAGCCACCCAGAAACTTCAAAGGATGAAAGAggacatgagggttttttttttttttaatgtctgttcttattttaaatacttttaagtGTGCTAGGGTGGTGTTTTTTCAGTTtat from Apteryx mantelli isolate bAptMan1 chromosome 1, bAptMan1.hap1, whole genome shotgun sequence includes:
- the ING3 gene encoding inhibitor of growth protein 3 isoform X2 — its product is MLYLEDYLEMIEQLPMDLRDRFTEMREMDLQVQNAMDQLEQRVNDFFMNAKKNKPEWREEQMTSIKKDYYKALEDADEKVQLANQIYDLVDRHLRKLDQELAKFKMELEADNAGITEILERRSLELDTPSQPVNNHHAHSHTPVEKRKHNPSSHHSTTDHVPEKKFKSEALLSTLTSDASKENTPGSGAGAITMAAAQAVQATAQMKEGRRTSSLKASYEAFKNNDFQIGREFSLSRDSTGYSSSALASTLTQTLSSSTTDSRSGRKSKNNNKSSSQQSSSSSSSSSLSSCSSSALAQELSQQTAVIPESDSNSQVDWTYDPNEPRYCICNQVSYGEMVGCDNQDCPIEWFHYGCVGLTEAPKGKWYCPQCTAAMKRRGSRHK
- the ING3 gene encoding inhibitor of growth protein 3 isoform X1, with the protein product MLYLEDYLEMIEQLPMDLRDRFTEMREMDLQVQNAMDQLEQRVNDFFMNAKKNKPEWREEQMTSIKKDYYKALEDADEKVQLANQIYDLVDRHLRKLDQELAKFKMELEADNAGITEILERRSLELDTPSQPVNNHHAHSHTPVEKRKHNPSSHHSTTDHVPEKKFKSEALLSTLTSDASKENTPGCRNSNSSSSSNNAYNTNSSQPLASYNLGSLSSGSGAGAITMAAAQAVQATAQMKEGRRTSSLKASYEAFKNNDFQIGREFSLSRDSTGYSSSALASTLTQTLSSSTTDSRSGRKSKNNNKSSSQQSSSSSSSSSLSSCSSSALAQELSQQTAVIPESDSNSQVDWTYDPNEPRYCICNQVSYGEMVGCDNQDCPIEWFHYGCVGLTEAPKGKWYCPQCTAAMKRRGSRHK
- the ING3 gene encoding inhibitor of growth protein 3 isoform X3 → MDQLEQRVNDFFMNAKKNKPEWREEQMTSIKKDYYKALEDADEKVQLANQIYDLVDRHLRKLDQELAKFKMELEADNAGITEILERRSLELDTPSQPVNNHHAHSHTPVEKRKHNPSSHHSTTDHVPEKKFKSEALLSTLTSDASKENTPGCRNSNSSSSSNNAYNTNSSQPLASYNLGSLSSGSGAGAITMAAAQAVQATAQMKEGRRTSSLKASYEAFKNNDFQIGREFSLSRDSTGYSSSALASTLTQTLSSSTTDSRSGRKSKNNNKSSSQQSSSSSSSSSLSSCSSSALAQELSQQTAVIPESDSNSQVDWTYDPNEPRYCICNQVSYGEMVGCDNQDCPIEWFHYGCVGLTEAPKGKWYCPQCTAAMKRRGSRHK